A genomic segment from Streptosporangium roseum DSM 43021 encodes:
- a CDS encoding carcinine hydrolase/isopenicillin-N N-acyltransferase family protein yields MEDLRRTTGAALAAVLLLAGCSTPVGGTAAPPAASVSPATSPAASPAARGSALDQTAADTRRTVQSLRRVDDLPLYEMTFHGSYDREASLSEEDLAGRADGWACSLFHLAGERPLFGRNFDWDPNPAMVVHADPPDGYASVSIADLFYVLGSNIPPDPADSRTRRRLAHAVLTPFDGVNEKGLAIGMAAVPDGELPPRTPGRPSVGSVRIIRVMLDKAATVDEAVAIMRRYDVDFTGSPQIHYLLADATGKSAVVEFSGGRLNVIEDRVLTNFAMTGTTRERRMADTRYGELARGLPAAKSWRDGMDLLQRVAQGHTRWSVVYDLTDATARVVTGKRWERVHTIPLAQR; encoded by the coding sequence ATGGAAGATCTACGCCGGACCACGGGCGCCGCGCTGGCCGCGGTGCTGCTGCTCGCCGGATGCTCCACCCCGGTGGGCGGCACCGCCGCCCCTCCGGCCGCCTCCGTCTCCCCAGCCACCTCTCCGGCCGCCTCCCCGGCGGCGCGCGGCTCCGCGCTCGACCAGACCGCCGCCGACACGCGGCGGACGGTCCAGAGCCTGCGCCGGGTGGACGACCTGCCGCTGTACGAGATGACCTTCCACGGCTCCTACGACCGCGAGGCCTCCCTGAGCGAGGAGGACCTCGCCGGGCGTGCCGACGGCTGGGCCTGCTCGCTGTTCCACCTGGCGGGGGAGCGGCCGCTGTTCGGCCGGAACTTCGACTGGGACCCCAACCCGGCGATGGTCGTGCACGCCGATCCGCCCGACGGTTACGCCTCGGTGTCCATCGCGGACCTGTTCTACGTGCTCGGCAGCAACATCCCGCCCGACCCGGCCGACTCGAGGACCCGCCGCCGGCTGGCCCACGCCGTGCTCACCCCCTTCGACGGGGTCAACGAGAAGGGCCTGGCGATCGGCATGGCCGCGGTGCCCGACGGCGAACTGCCCCCCAGGACGCCCGGACGCCCGTCCGTCGGCAGCGTGCGGATCATCCGGGTGATGCTGGACAAGGCGGCGACCGTGGACGAGGCGGTGGCGATCATGCGCCGCTACGACGTCGACTTCACCGGCAGCCCGCAGATCCACTACCTGCTCGCCGACGCCACCGGGAAGTCGGCCGTCGTGGAGTTCTCCGGCGGCAGGCTCAACGTCATCGAGGACCGGGTGCTGACCAACTTCGCCATGACCGGCACCACCCGCGAGCGGCGCATGGCCGACACCCGCTACGGCGAGCTCGCCAGGGGCCTTCCCGCGGCGAAGAGCTGGCGGGACGGGATGGACCTGCTCCAGCGGGTGGCCCAGGGGCACACCCGCTGGTCGGTCGTCTACGACCTCACCGACGCCACGGCCCGCGTGGTGACGGGCAAACGGTGGGAGCGGGTGCACACCATCCCGCTGGCCCAGCGCTAG
- a CDS encoding dodecin, whose amino-acid sequence MTDRTYRVTEIVGTSEESIEAAIRNGVRRASQTLRHLDWFEVTEVRGHIVDGEVGHFQVGMKVGFRLEDT is encoded by the coding sequence ATGACGGATCGCACATACCGGGTGACCGAGATAGTCGGCACGTCCGAGGAGAGCATCGAGGCGGCCATTCGCAACGGCGTCCGCCGTGCGTCGCAGACCCTCCGTCACCTCGACTGGTTCGAGGTGACCGAGGTCAGAGGGCACATCGTCGACGGTGAGGTCGGCCACTTCCAGGTCGGGATGAAGGTCGGATTCCGCCTGGAGGACACCTGA
- a CDS encoding DUF3099 domain-containing protein: MTDAQPSLSEDIGKRERSYFIKMGIRLVCLVLAFTVPAPLPVRLLLFAGAIFLPYVAVIGANAPQRGVSSAPDMAETDQNEIPLHRREIGS, from the coding sequence GTGACCGATGCCCAGCCGTCGCTGAGCGAGGACATCGGGAAACGCGAGAGAAGCTATTTCATCAAGATGGGGATCCGGCTTGTCTGCCTCGTGCTCGCCTTCACGGTCCCGGCCCCACTGCCCGTCAGGCTGCTCCTCTTCGCCGGGGCGATCTTTTTACCATACGTTGCCGTCATCGGGGCCAACGCCCCTCAGCGCGGGGTGTCCAGTGCCCCTGACATGGCGGAAACCGACCAGAACGAGATCCCGCTCCACCGACGCGAGATCGGGTCGTGA
- a CDS encoding DUF6457 domain-containing protein, with translation MLREWTELVCRELGVDPATVDRDALLDLTKEVAHGVTRPAAPLTAYVLGLAQGAGSAPPDAVERLTALAQEWERKAAETTGDR, from the coding sequence GTGCTGAGGGAGTGGACCGAGCTGGTCTGCCGCGAGCTGGGGGTCGATCCCGCGACGGTCGACCGCGACGCGCTGCTTGACCTGACCAAGGAGGTCGCCCACGGAGTGACCCGTCCGGCCGCGCCGCTGACGGCCTACGTGCTGGGGCTGGCCCAGGGCGCGGGCTCGGCGCCGCCGGACGCGGTGGAACGGCTCACCGCGCTGGCGCAGGAGTGGGAGAGAAAGGCCGCCGAGACGACAGGCGACAGATAA
- the mobA gene encoding molybdenum cofactor guanylyltransferase, producing the protein MTARHDACILAGGLARRLGGRDKPGLRVAGRPLIESVAAAVPDAGRLIVVGAPRPGLPRGIFVQEDPPGGGPVPALRAGLAEVTAPWVALLAADLPFLAAGHVSALLDAAGTGAGAVLVDDDGREQWLAGVWRTAELAGALARYEGRSLHGLLAPLAPAGLHLAGRPWFDCDTAEDLRRARSGEPDDRMRSES; encoded by the coding sequence ATGACCGCTCGCCACGACGCGTGCATCCTGGCGGGCGGCCTCGCCCGGCGGCTCGGCGGGCGTGACAAGCCGGGCCTGCGCGTCGCCGGCCGCCCGCTGATCGAGTCGGTGGCGGCGGCCGTACCGGACGCCGGGAGGCTCATCGTCGTCGGAGCGCCCCGTCCCGGACTGCCTCGGGGGATCTTCGTTCAGGAGGATCCGCCCGGAGGCGGCCCGGTCCCGGCGCTGCGCGCGGGGCTGGCGGAGGTCACCGCGCCCTGGGTGGCGCTGCTCGCGGCCGACCTGCCGTTCCTGGCCGCCGGGCACGTGTCGGCGCTGCTGGACGCGGCGGGGACGGGAGCGGGAGCGGTGCTCGTCGACGACGACGGACGGGAGCAGTGGCTCGCCGGAGTCTGGCGTACGGCGGAGCTCGCCGGGGCGCTCGCCCGCTACGAGGGGCGGTCCCTGCACGGGCTTCTCGCCCCGCTGGCCCCCGCCGGGCTCCACCTCGCCGGGCGGCCGTGGTTCGATTGCGACACGGCGGAGGATCTTCGCCGCGCCCGGAGCGGTGAGCCGGATGACCGGATGAGGAGTGAGAGTTGA
- the moaA gene encoding GTP 3',8-cyclase MoaA, giving the protein MLTLQDSFGRVATDLRVSLTDRCNLRCSYCMPPEGLEWLPKPDLLTADEIVRLVTVGVERLGITEVRYTGGEPLLRRELLEIVARTTALRPGPQVSLTTNGIGLARLAAPLAEAGLHRVNVSLDTLDRETFKRLANRDRLADVLDGLAAADAAGLRPVKVNTVLMRGINDHEAVALLHHCLERGYELRFIEQMPLDAQHGWRRENMVTADEILARLRDSFDLTDDDPVERGSAPAELFLVDGGPARVGVIGSVTRPFCGACDRVRLTADGQIRNCLFATDESDLRAALRSGAGDDEIAERWLAAVRIKKAGHGIDDPAFLQPSRPMSAIGG; this is encoded by the coding sequence ATGTTGACGTTGCAAGACTCGTTCGGCCGGGTGGCGACTGATCTGCGGGTGTCCCTCACCGACCGTTGCAACCTGCGGTGTTCCTACTGCATGCCGCCCGAGGGCCTCGAATGGCTGCCCAAGCCCGACCTGCTGACCGCCGACGAGATCGTCCGGCTGGTGACCGTCGGGGTGGAGCGGCTCGGCATCACCGAGGTCCGCTACACCGGTGGTGAGCCCCTGCTCCGCCGCGAGCTGTTGGAGATCGTGGCCCGCACCACCGCCCTCCGTCCCGGCCCCCAGGTCTCGCTGACCACCAACGGCATCGGGCTCGCCCGGCTGGCGGCCCCGCTCGCCGAGGCCGGTCTGCACCGGGTCAACGTCTCCCTCGACACCCTCGACCGGGAGACGTTCAAGCGGCTCGCCAACCGCGACCGGCTGGCCGACGTGCTCGACGGCCTGGCCGCGGCCGACGCCGCCGGACTGCGCCCGGTCAAGGTCAACACGGTGCTGATGCGCGGGATCAACGACCACGAGGCCGTCGCGCTGCTCCACCACTGCCTGGAGCGGGGCTACGAGCTGCGGTTCATCGAACAGATGCCGCTGGACGCCCAGCACGGCTGGCGCCGCGAGAACATGGTCACCGCCGATGAGATCCTCGCGCGGCTGCGCGACTCCTTCGACCTGACCGACGACGATCCGGTGGAGCGCGGCAGCGCCCCGGCCGAGCTGTTCCTCGTCGACGGCGGGCCGGCCAGGGTCGGGGTGATCGGATCGGTCACCAGGCCGTTCTGCGGCGCCTGCGACCGGGTACGGCTCACCGCCGACGGCCAGATCCGCAACTGCCTGTTCGCCACCGACGAGTCCGACCTGCGCGCCGCGCTCCGCTCGGGAGCCGGCGACGACGAGATCGCCGAACGCTGGCTGGCCGCGGTCCGGATCAAGAAGGCCGGGCACGGCATCGACGACCCGGCCTTCCTGCAGCCCTCCCGGCCGATGTCCGCGATCGGCGGATGA
- a CDS encoding RtcB family protein: protein MTYNEVMGGRAPIRMWADPAEVEPEVMQQLRNVANLPWVQGVAVMPDVHHGMGATVGSVIAMRDAVSPAAVGVDIGCGMTAVKTSFRAANLPDNLAYLRSKLEQAVPVGFGHHKRPVDPTRLHGMKTADWAGFWKDFDTLAPAVRPKRERAEVQMGTLGGGNHFLEVCADDEGVVWVVLHSGSRNIGKELAEFHIGQAQKLPHNQDLPDRNLAVFVGGTPQMDAYRRDLFWAQDYARRNRAVMMALVCDVLRRHLSGITFEQPISCHHNYVAEERYDDVDVLVTRKGAIRAGSGEFGIIPGSMATGTYIVKGRGNAGAFNSASHGAGRRMSRSKAKKTFTLADFKAQTDGVECRKDTGVIDEIPGAYKDIRSVMAAQADLVEVVARLRQLICIKG, encoded by the coding sequence ATGACGTACAACGAGGTGATGGGTGGCCGCGCGCCGATCCGCATGTGGGCCGACCCGGCCGAGGTCGAGCCCGAGGTGATGCAGCAGCTGCGCAACGTCGCGAACCTGCCGTGGGTGCAGGGCGTCGCCGTGATGCCGGACGTGCACCACGGGATGGGCGCGACGGTGGGGTCGGTCATCGCGATGCGGGACGCGGTCTCGCCGGCGGCGGTGGGTGTGGACATCGGGTGCGGGATGACCGCGGTGAAGACCTCGTTCAGGGCCGCCAACCTGCCCGACAACCTCGCCTACCTGCGCTCGAAGCTGGAGCAGGCGGTCCCCGTCGGGTTCGGTCACCACAAGAGGCCGGTCGACCCGACCAGGCTGCACGGGATGAAGACCGCCGACTGGGCGGGCTTCTGGAAGGACTTCGACACCCTGGCCCCGGCCGTGCGCCCGAAGCGGGAGCGCGCCGAGGTGCAGATGGGCACCCTGGGCGGAGGCAACCACTTCCTGGAGGTCTGCGCCGACGACGAGGGCGTGGTCTGGGTCGTGCTGCACTCCGGATCGCGCAACATCGGCAAGGAGCTGGCCGAGTTCCACATCGGGCAGGCCCAGAAGCTGCCGCACAACCAGGACCTGCCCGACCGGAACCTCGCGGTGTTCGTCGGGGGCACGCCGCAGATGGACGCCTACCGGCGGGACCTGTTCTGGGCGCAGGACTACGCGCGGCGCAACCGGGCGGTCATGATGGCCCTGGTCTGCGACGTGCTCAGGCGTCACCTGTCGGGCATCACCTTCGAACAGCCGATCTCCTGCCACCACAACTACGTGGCCGAGGAGCGGTACGACGACGTGGATGTGCTCGTCACCCGCAAGGGCGCGATCCGCGCGGGATCCGGCGAGTTCGGCATCATCCCCGGCTCGATGGCGACCGGCACCTACATCGTGAAGGGCCGGGGGAACGCCGGTGCGTTCAACTCGGCCTCACACGGTGCCGGTCGCCGGATGAGCCGGAGCAAGGCCAAGAAGACCTTCACGCTGGCGGACTTCAAGGCGCAGACCGACGGCGTCGAGTGCCGCAAGGACACCGGGGTGATCGACGAGATCCCCGGCGCCTACAAGGACATCCGGTCGGTCATGGCGGCCCAGGCCGACCTGGTCGAGGTGGTCGCCCGCCTCCGGCAGCTCATCTGCATCAAGGGCTGA
- a CDS encoding UbiA family prenyltransferase produces MTTSRPPGLGRESGPQAVLGLVRACHPGPTVAVTALVTALAVASGRDAAGCALVAAAVLTGQLSIGWCNDAVDAGRDVAAGRTGKPVADGAVSVRTVWAAAAAALVLCVPLSLASGLAAGTVHLAGVAAAWAYDLWLKATVLSWLPYAVGFGVLPPFVTLGLPGGPWPAWWAVLAAALLGCGAHLANVLPDIPADLATGVRGWPQRLGPARVRALVPVPLLLATGLLVFGPPGPVGAGGWAALAGAGAFAVAGLLAAGRSPRAPFVAAVAVAAVDVLLLLARGTEITAL; encoded by the coding sequence GTGACGACGAGCCGCCCTCCGGGCCTGGGCCGTGAATCCGGGCCCCAGGCCGTTCTGGGGCTGGTGCGGGCCTGTCACCCGGGGCCGACCGTGGCGGTCACCGCACTGGTGACCGCGCTGGCCGTGGCGAGCGGGCGCGACGCGGCCGGGTGCGCCCTGGTGGCCGCCGCCGTGCTGACCGGTCAGCTCTCGATCGGCTGGTGCAACGACGCGGTGGACGCCGGGCGGGACGTCGCGGCGGGCCGTACCGGCAAGCCGGTTGCCGACGGCGCGGTGAGCGTCCGGACGGTGTGGGCCGCGGCGGCCGCCGCCCTGGTGCTCTGCGTGCCGCTCTCCCTCGCCTCCGGCCTGGCGGCCGGGACCGTCCACCTCGCCGGGGTCGCCGCGGCCTGGGCCTACGACCTGTGGCTGAAGGCCACCGTGCTGTCGTGGCTGCCCTACGCCGTGGGCTTCGGCGTGCTGCCGCCGTTCGTGACCCTCGGGCTGCCGGGCGGTCCGTGGCCCGCGTGGTGGGCGGTCCTCGCCGCGGCGCTCCTCGGCTGCGGGGCGCACCTGGCCAACGTGCTGCCCGACATCCCCGCCGATCTCGCCACCGGGGTCCGCGGCTGGCCGCAGCGGCTCGGCCCGGCCCGCGTCCGCGCCCTGGTCCCGGTGCCGCTGCTGCTGGCCACCGGGCTGCTCGTCTTCGGGCCTCCGGGACCGGTCGGCGCCGGGGGCTGGGCCGCGCTCGCCGGGGCCGGGGCGTTCGCCGTCGCCGGGCTGCTGGCGGCGGGGCGCTCACCGCGCGCCCCCTTCGTGGCGGCCGTCGCCGTCGCGGCGGTCGACGTGCTGCTCCTGCTCGCCCGGGGCACCGAGATCACCGCGCTCTGA
- a CDS encoding type III polyketide synthase, which produces MTRIAAVCGALPPNRHSQAEITDAFARLCLPEGADRRLLERLHTGARVEFRHLALPLDQYAKLDGFGMANDVFVGSAVDLGAEAVGGALEAAGLAPEDVDMILFTSVTGIAAPSVDARLVGRLGLRPDVKRIPVFGLGCVGGAAGISRLHDYLRGWPDHVAVLLSVELCSLTLQRGDASPANLVAGALFGDGATAVVACGDGRLPERAGPSVLATRSHLYPGSEGVMGWDVRDSGFQVVLDASVPDVVRTYLADDVHGFLADHGLTARDVTAWVCHPGGPKVLEAVAETLRLPDGALDLTWRSLAEVGNLSSSSVLHVLRDTLALRPPPPGTPGLLIAMGPGFCSELVLLRW; this is translated from the coding sequence ATGACGCGAATCGCCGCTGTATGCGGCGCTCTTCCGCCTAACCGCCACTCCCAGGCTGAGATCACCGACGCGTTCGCGCGGTTATGCCTGCCCGAGGGCGCCGACCGCCGGCTGCTGGAGCGCCTGCACACCGGCGCACGGGTCGAATTCCGCCATCTGGCACTGCCCCTCGACCAGTACGCCAAGCTCGACGGCTTCGGGATGGCCAACGACGTCTTCGTCGGCTCCGCCGTCGACCTGGGGGCCGAGGCGGTCGGCGGCGCGCTGGAGGCGGCAGGGCTCGCGCCGGAGGACGTGGACATGATCCTCTTCACCTCGGTGACCGGCATCGCCGCGCCCTCGGTGGACGCCAGGCTGGTGGGCCGCCTGGGGCTGCGCCCCGACGTCAAACGGATCCCGGTGTTCGGGCTCGGCTGCGTGGGAGGGGCCGCCGGGATCTCCCGCCTGCACGACTACCTGCGTGGCTGGCCGGATCACGTGGCCGTGCTGCTCTCGGTCGAGCTGTGCTCGCTGACCCTGCAGCGCGGTGACGCCTCCCCCGCCAACCTGGTCGCCGGCGCGCTGTTCGGCGACGGGGCCACGGCGGTGGTGGCCTGCGGCGACGGACGGCTGCCGGAGCGGGCGGGCCCGTCGGTGCTGGCCACCCGGAGCCACCTGTATCCCGGCTCCGAGGGCGTGATGGGCTGGGACGTCCGCGACAGCGGCTTCCAGGTGGTGCTCGACGCGAGCGTCCCGGACGTGGTGCGCACCTACCTGGCCGACGACGTGCACGGCTTCCTCGCCGACCACGGCCTGACGGCGCGGGACGTGACGGCCTGGGTGTGCCACCCGGGCGGCCCGAAGGTCCTGGAGGCCGTCGCCGAGACGCTCCGGCTGCCCGACGGCGCGCTGGACCTCACCTGGCGTTCGCTGGCCGAGGTCGGCAACCTGTCCTCCTCCTCGGTGCTGCACGTCCTGCGGGACACCCTCGCCCTGCGGCCGCCACCGCCGGGCACGCCGGGGCTGCTGATCGCGATGGGGCCCGGCTTCTGTTCCGAGCTCGTCCTGCTGCGCTGGTAG
- a CDS encoding isoprenylcysteine carboxyl methyltransferase family protein, with amino-acid sequence MTWHLSSWYLLLVLLVGAERLAELVVARRNARWSAARGGVVSGQGHYPWMVALHTGLLAGCLLEAGLAGRPFVPALGWPMLVLVVAAQGLRWWCIAALGHRWNTQVIVVPGLPPVTRGPYRLHWLRHPNYVAVAVEGAALPLVHGAWITAVTFTVLNAALMVVRIRCEETALASLATAPPPGRVAT; translated from the coding sequence ATGACCTGGCATCTTTCGTCGTGGTACCTGCTGCTCGTGCTGCTCGTCGGAGCCGAACGCCTCGCCGAGCTGGTCGTCGCGCGCCGCAACGCGCGGTGGAGCGCGGCCCGTGGCGGGGTCGTGTCCGGGCAGGGCCACTACCCCTGGATGGTCGCCCTGCACACCGGCCTGCTGGCCGGGTGCCTGCTGGAGGCGGGCCTGGCCGGCCGGCCCTTCGTCCCGGCGCTCGGCTGGCCCATGCTCGTCCTGGTGGTCGCCGCGCAGGGGCTGCGCTGGTGGTGCATCGCCGCGCTGGGTCACCGCTGGAACACCCAGGTGATCGTGGTGCCCGGTCTGCCGCCGGTGACGCGCGGCCCCTACCGGCTGCACTGGCTGCGCCACCCCAACTACGTGGCGGTGGCGGTGGAGGGCGCGGCGCTGCCGCTGGTGCACGGCGCGTGGATCACCGCGGTGACCTTCACCGTGCTCAACGCCGCGCTGATGGTGGTACGGATCCGGTGCGAGGAGACCGCCCTGGCCTCGCTCGCCACGGCGCCGCCGCCCGGACGGGTGGCCACGTGA
- a CDS encoding NAD(P)/FAD-dependent oxidoreductase, whose translation MIDVLVAGGGPAGLATAIHAALAGMEAVVVEPRPTPVDKACGEGLMPSGAAALRSLGVPVEGRPLRGIRYLDGRRRVDAAFRDGRGLGVRRTTLHAALARRAAELGVEVVPGKVEGVRQGGDGVEAAGLRARWLVAADGLHSPLRALLGLELPDRRPRRYGLRRHYRVPPWTDFVEVHWAAEGEAYVTPVGDDLVGVAVLSSRRRGYREHLADFPDLLARLEGPAATPVRGAGPLRQRVRARVAGRVLLVGDAAGYTDALTGEGVSLALLSAQALVGCLRAGAPQAYEGAWLRLSRRHRLLTGALLETRRHRASARLIVPAAQRLPALFGAAVHALA comes from the coding sequence GTGATCGACGTCCTGGTCGCCGGCGGCGGACCGGCGGGCCTGGCCACCGCCATCCACGCGGCACTGGCCGGGATGGAGGCGGTGGTCGTCGAGCCCCGGCCCACGCCGGTGGACAAGGCGTGCGGCGAGGGGCTGATGCCCAGCGGGGCCGCCGCGCTGCGGTCGCTGGGCGTGCCGGTGGAGGGCCGCCCGCTGCGGGGGATCCGCTACCTGGACGGGCGCCGCCGGGTGGACGCCGCGTTCCGCGACGGCCGGGGGCTGGGCGTGCGGCGCACCACGCTGCACGCCGCGCTGGCACGGCGGGCGGCCGAGCTGGGGGTGGAGGTCGTCCCCGGCAAGGTGGAGGGGGTACGGCAGGGCGGCGACGGGGTCGAGGCGGCGGGGCTGCGGGCCCGCTGGCTGGTGGCCGCGGACGGTCTGCACTCCCCGTTGCGCGCCCTGCTCGGGCTGGAGCTGCCCGACCGCCGCCCGCGCCGGTACGGCCTGCGGCGGCACTACCGGGTGCCGCCCTGGACGGACTTCGTCGAGGTCCACTGGGCCGCGGAGGGCGAGGCGTACGTGACCCCGGTGGGTGACGACCTGGTCGGCGTGGCCGTGCTGAGCTCCCGGCGCCGGGGATACCGGGAGCACCTGGCGGACTTCCCCGACCTCCTGGCCCGGCTGGAGGGACCGGCCGCGACCCCGGTGCGCGGTGCCGGACCGCTGCGCCAGCGGGTGCGCGCCCGGGTCGCCGGGCGGGTGCTGCTGGTCGGCGACGCGGCCGGATACACCGACGCGCTCACCGGCGAGGGGGTGTCGCTGGCCCTGCTGTCCGCGCAGGCCCTGGTGGGCTGCCTGCGGGCCGGAGCTCCGCAGGCGTACGAGGGTGCCTGGCTGCGGCTGTCGCGGCGCCACCGGCTGCTCACCGGGGCTCTTCTGGAGACTCGCCGGCACCGGGCATCCGCGCGGCTGATCGTCCCCGCGGCCCAGCGGCTGCCGGCCCTGTTCGGCGCGGCGGTGCACGCGCTGGCCTGA
- a CDS encoding AMP-dependent synthetase/ligase — MAGVLEERAAIEREIAGRTVCEQLRETAERNPDAPAYSDPVEGGWATLTYAEARQRILEIAAGFVALGLRPGEAVALMMVNRSEHVLADLGAVHAGGVPCSVYATFTPDQVAFVAGDVGARIVVLGGPADLARWEPVLDGLPGISKVVMLEGAPSGDRFLGWEEFLALGRARLAEDPASIEDRWRAVTADDTLTVLYTSGTTGNPKGVPLTHANVFFEVAATSRMVALPDRGTQISYLTYAHIAERVLSLYLPLFKISHTHFCTDLAQLGATLGQVKPVLFFGVPRVWEKMMARLQALLATQPEEQQENVRNAMAAGLAHVEASQYGRTPSPEVQAAYEKADAALLSIIRSMIGLDNAAWLASAAAPMPLEVQRFFAGLGMRVIDVYGMTETTGAFTANAPDRFKLGTVGQAGPGVEVRIAEDGEIVTRSPANARGYLNRPEATAELLDEDGWLHTGDVGSIDEDGFVRIVDRKKELIITSGGENISPANIENYLKEHPLVGQALAYGDGRPYPVAVLTLDGEVAPGWAQGRGIEFTTLADLAEHPDVLKVVEAAVATANDKLARVQQVKRWRLLPVEWTAETEELTPSLKLKRRVIHAKYAEIIDGMYESS; from the coding sequence ATGGCCGGTGTCCTTGAAGAGCGTGCGGCGATCGAGCGGGAGATCGCGGGCCGTACCGTTTGCGAGCAGTTGAGGGAGACGGCGGAGCGCAATCCCGACGCTCCGGCCTACTCCGACCCGGTCGAGGGGGGCTGGGCCACCCTCACCTACGCCGAGGCCCGGCAGCGGATCCTGGAGATCGCCGCCGGCTTCGTCGCCCTCGGGCTGCGGCCGGGCGAGGCGGTCGCGCTGATGATGGTCAACCGCAGCGAGCACGTCCTGGCCGACCTGGGCGCCGTGCACGCGGGCGGCGTGCCGTGCTCGGTATACGCCACCTTCACCCCGGACCAGGTGGCCTTCGTCGCCGGCGACGTCGGCGCGAGGATCGTCGTGCTGGGCGGGCCCGCCGACCTGGCCAGGTGGGAGCCGGTGCTGGACGGGCTTCCCGGGATCTCCAAGGTCGTCATGCTGGAGGGCGCCCCGTCCGGCGACCGCTTCCTCGGCTGGGAGGAGTTCCTGGCCCTGGGCCGCGCGCGGCTCGCCGAGGACCCCGCCTCGATCGAGGACCGCTGGCGGGCCGTGACCGCCGACGACACCCTGACGGTCCTGTACACCTCGGGCACCACCGGCAACCCCAAGGGCGTGCCGCTGACCCACGCCAACGTGTTCTTCGAGGTGGCGGCGACCAGCCGGATGGTCGCGCTGCCCGACAGGGGCACCCAGATCTCCTACCTCACCTACGCCCACATCGCCGAGCGGGTGCTCAGCCTCTACCTGCCGCTGTTCAAGATCTCCCACACCCACTTCTGCACCGACCTCGCCCAGCTCGGCGCCACCCTCGGCCAGGTCAAGCCGGTGCTGTTCTTCGGTGTCCCGCGCGTCTGGGAGAAGATGATGGCCCGCCTGCAGGCGCTGCTGGCCACCCAGCCGGAGGAGCAGCAGGAGAACGTGCGCAACGCCATGGCCGCCGGTCTCGCCCACGTCGAGGCCAGCCAGTACGGGCGGACCCCCTCGCCCGAGGTCCAGGCCGCCTACGAGAAGGCCGACGCCGCGCTGCTGTCGATCATCCGCTCGATGATCGGCCTCGACAACGCGGCCTGGCTGGCCAGCGCCGCCGCCCCGATGCCGCTGGAGGTCCAGCGCTTCTTCGCCGGCCTCGGCATGCGCGTGATCGACGTGTACGGCATGACCGAGACGACGGGCGCGTTCACCGCCAACGCCCCCGACCGCTTCAAGCTCGGCACGGTCGGCCAGGCGGGCCCGGGCGTCGAGGTCCGCATAGCCGAGGACGGGGAGATCGTCACCCGCAGCCCCGCCAACGCCCGCGGCTACCTGAACCGGCCCGAGGCGACCGCCGAGCTGCTGGACGAGGACGGCTGGCTGCACACCGGCGACGTGGGCTCCATCGACGAGGACGGCTTCGTCCGCATCGTCGACCGCAAGAAGGAGCTCATCATCACCTCCGGCGGCGAGAACATCTCACCGGCCAACATCGAGAACTACCTCAAGGAGCACCCCCTCGTCGGACAGGCCCTGGCCTACGGCGACGGCAGGCCGTACCCGGTGGCGGTCCTGACCCTCGACGGCGAGGTCGCCCCCGGCTGGGCGCAGGGCCGCGGCATCGAGTTCACCACCCTGGCCGACCTCGCCGAGCACCCCGACGTCCTCAAGGTCGTCGAGGCCGCGGTCGCCACGGCCAACGACAAGCTCGCCCGCGTCCAGCAGGTCAAGCGCTGGCGTCTGCTGCCGGTGGAGTGGACGGCCGAGACCGAGGAGCTCACGCCGAGCCTGAAGCTCAAGCGCCGCGTCATCCACGCCAAGTACGCCGAGATCATCGATGGAATGTACGAGAGCAGCTAG